In Campylobacter vicugnae, a genomic segment contains:
- a CDS encoding lysophospholipid acyltransferase family protein, translating into MARLFKGKLANKIIENLLVFLIKLIYLTCKKEFIGNQPKSKPVVALFWHEKLAFMPFIFDSCWQGRKANVMISDHKDGQMISDIIKHFGIGSIRGSSSKGALKVFLSAIKSINYGVDVVITPDGPRGPRHSISDGSVTIAQKTGVNVVVLSYKASKFWQFNSWDKMILPKPFSKLTYYISSEFSLEGLNIQEAKNLIVKKFDEVDSII; encoded by the coding sequence ATGGCCAGATTATTTAAGGGTAAATTGGCTAATAAAATTATAGAGAATTTACTAGTTTTTTTAATTAAACTAATATATTTAACCTGTAAAAAAGAATTTATAGGCAACCAGCCTAAAAGCAAGCCTGTTGTAGCTCTTTTTTGGCATGAAAAATTGGCTTTTATGCCTTTTATATTTGATAGTTGTTGGCAAGGTAGAAAAGCAAATGTAATGATATCAGATCATAAAGATGGACAGATGATATCTGATATCATAAAACATTTTGGTATTGGTTCTATTAGAGGTAGCTCATCAAAAGGTGCTTTAAAGGTATTTTTATCAGCTATAAAATCTATTAATTATGGAGTTGATGTAGTAATAACTCCAGATGGCCCAAGAGGCCCAAGGCATAGTATCAGCGATGGTTCAGTAACTATAGCTCAAAAAACTGGTGTAAATGTAGTAGTTTTAAGTTATAAAGCAAGTAAATTTTGGCAGTTTAACAGCTGGGATAAGATGATTTTGCCAAAGCCATTTAGCAAGCTAACATATTATATTAGTAGTGAGTTTAGTCTTGAGGGCTTAAATATACAAGAAGCAAAAAATTTAATAGTTAAAAAATTTGATGAGGTGGATAGTATAATCTGA
- the tilS gene encoding tRNA lysidine(34) synthetase TilS gives MRLELQYLKDKKSLLAFSYGVDSTALFYLLKSAGVEFDCAMVNYQTRPSSLDEELSAKKLCDKFDKKLFIYRANLNLTNSNFEKTARDIRYDFFARTMCEFDYDTLILAHQLNDALEWLLMQLSKGSGTVGLAGMMPHSKKKVEFQNISKDIDIVRPLLGVSRNEILEFLHSENIKYFIDSSNQNLKFARNKIRAEFSDEFMRQFSSGIKKSFELLRNDARLLLGEFEYDNGNIFVVAKSPNSINLIDQACKRLGVLMSQKTRQLCTQSDCVVSHKVAITSNQNYYFIAPYIKTIMDKKIKEKFRILKVPILLRPYLAMNLNQLNALDKFLQ, from the coding sequence TTGCGATTAGAACTTCAATATTTAAAAGATAAAAAGTCTCTACTAGCATTCTCTTATGGCGTTGATAGTACGGCACTTTTTTATCTTTTAAAGAGTGCTGGAGTGGAATTTGATTGCGCAATGGTTAATTACCAAACTCGCCCTAGCAGCCTAGATGAAGAACTAAGCGCAAAAAAATTATGTGATAAATTCGATAAAAAGCTATTTATTTATAGAGCAAATTTAAATCTTACAAACTCAAATTTTGAAAAAACTGCAAGAGATATTAGATATGATTTTTTTGCTCGCACTATGTGTGAGTTTGACTATGATACTTTGATATTGGCTCATCAGTTAAATGATGCCTTAGAGTGGTTATTAATGCAATTAAGCAAAGGTAGCGGTACTGTGGGATTAGCTGGAATGATGCCTCATAGTAAAAAAAAAGTTGAATTTCAAAATATAAGTAAAGATATAGATATAGTGCGTCCGCTTTTAGGAGTGAGTCGTAATGAGATTTTAGAGTTTTTACACTCTGAAAATATCAAATACTTCATTGACTCATCAAATCAAAATCTTAAATTTGCTCGCAATAAAATTAGAGCTGAATTTAGTGATGAGTTTATGAGGCAGTTTTCTAGTGGTATTAAAAAAAGCTTTGAACTTTTGCGAAATGATGCAAGGCTATTACTAGGGGAATTTGAGTATGATAATGGCAATATTTTTGTAGTAGCAAAATCACCAAATTCAATAAATTTAATCGATCAAGCTTGCAAAAGATTAGGTGTATTAATGAGCCAAAAAACAAGACAGCTTTGCACTCAAAGTGATTGTGTGGTCTCACACAAGGTTGCTATAACTTCAAATCAAAACTACTACTTCATCGCTCCATATATTAAAACTATAATGGATAAGAAAATAAAAGAGAAATTTAGAATATTAAAGGTTCCTATTTTGCTTCGCCCATATCTTGCGATGAATCTCAATCAGCTTAACGCTCTTGATAAATTTTTACAGTAA
- the rimO gene encoding 30S ribosomal protein S12 methylthiotransferase RimO, with translation MANLYLVSLGCNKNLVDSEIMLGRLSAYDLVDDPSLADVMIVNTCGFIEDAKSESISTILELASYKKPNSVLVVTGCLMQRYKDELMRELPEVDIFTGVGDYAKIDEIILKKQNLFSPETYLQAANTKRVITGSSYHAYIKISEGCNQKCSFCAIPSFKGKLKSREISSIVDEIKELVSRGYSDFSFIAQDISSFLRDHGENEGLIALIDEVEKIEGVNAARILYLYPTTTNAKLIQKIIDSKVFVNYFDMPIQHINDEMLKIMRRGANKDKIIELLTMMREAPNSFLRTGIIIGHPGEKDSYFDELCEFLNKFKFDRISAFAYSKEEDTLAYEMEQVEPKIITQRLNKIEKIIKYSIDESFKSLVGNTIKVQINGTSSEGDMFYGAKALIWDRDIDGEILINDSQIQAPKVGQIYDCQITEYVKDKLIGQIICD, from the coding sequence ATGGCAAATTTATATTTAGTTTCACTTGGATGTAATAAAAATCTAGTTGATAGCGAGATTATGCTTGGAAGGCTAAGTGCGTATGATTTAGTAGATGATCCTAGCTTAGCTGATGTAATGATAGTAAATACCTGTGGCTTTATAGAAGATGCTAAAAGCGAAAGCATAAGTACAATTTTAGAGCTAGCAAGCTATAAAAAACCAAATTCAGTTTTAGTAGTTACTGGCTGCTTAATGCAAAGATACAAAGATGAGCTTATGCGTGAGTTGCCAGAGGTAGATATATTTACTGGCGTTGGAGATTATGCTAAAATAGATGAGATAATCCTTAAAAAACAAAATCTATTTAGCCCAGAAACATACTTGCAAGCAGCCAATACTAAAAGAGTAATTACTGGTTCAAGCTATCACGCATATATCAAAATCTCTGAAGGTTGTAATCAAAAATGTAGCTTTTGTGCAATTCCTAGCTTTAAAGGAAAGCTAAAAAGTAGAGAAATTTCAAGTATTGTTGATGAGATAAAAGAGCTAGTTAGTAGAGGATATAGCGATTTTAGCTTTATCGCACAAGATATCAGCTCATTTTTGCGTGATCATGGAGAAAATGAAGGGCTTATTGCTCTTATAGATGAGGTTGAAAAGATAGAAGGGGTAAATGCAGCTAGAATTTTATATCTATATCCTACAACTACTAACGCAAAACTAATTCAAAAAATTATTGACTCTAAAGTATTTGTAAATTACTTTGATATGCCTATACAGCATATAAATGATGAGATGCTAAAGATAATGCGTCGTGGCGCTAATAAAGATAAGATAATTGAGCTTTTGACAATGATGAGAGAAGCACCTAATAGCTTTTTGCGTACTGGAATAATAATAGGCCATCCAGGAGAAAAAGATAGCTATTTTGATGAGCTTTGTGAGTTTTTAAACAAATTTAAATTTGATAGAATCAGTGCATTTGCCTACTCTAAAGAAGAAGATACCCTAGCCTATGAAATGGAACAAGTAGAGCCAAAAATCATCACTCAAAGATTAAATAAGATTGAAAAGATTATAAAATATAGCATTGATGAGAGCTTTAAAAGCTTAGTTGGAAATACTATCAAAGTACAAATTAATGGCACAAGTAGCGAGGGCGATATGTTTTATGGTGCTAAGGCGTTAATTTGGGATAGAGATATTGATGGCGAGATCTTAATCAATGATAGCCAAATTCAAGCTCCTAAAGTTGGGCAAATTTATGATTGCCAAATCACAGAGTATGTCAAAGATAAATTAATTGGGCAGATTATTTGCGATTAG
- the panC gene encoding pantoate--beta-alanine ligase — translation MQILKTVQEVRQFRATCSGNVGFVPTMGALHAGHAQLLKSSVSQNDHTIVSIFVNPTQFLAGEDLDRYPRTPEADIKICELCGVDAIFMPDANEIYSQIEPKILAPKELSSTLEGATRPGHFDGVCTVLTKFFNIINPTNAYFGKKDAQQLLIVQHMVKSLFMPINIVPVDIVRSSDGLALSSRNSYLNDDELAQALKLSRSLMKASNLIKANKLNSLEIKDAMNSCLEPLKVDYIAIVDKSLKPIDSIELGNTIILIAVYVGNTRLIDNLWV, via the coding sequence ATGCAGATATTAAAAACAGTACAAGAAGTGCGTCAATTCCGTGCTACTTGCAGTGGAAATGTAGGCTTTGTGCCAACAATGGGTGCTTTGCACGCCGGCCATGCTCAGCTATTAAAAAGCTCTGTATCACAAAATGATCATACTATAGTAAGCATTTTTGTCAATCCAACACAATTTTTAGCCGGTGAGGATTTAGATAGATATCCTAGAACACCTGAGGCTGATATTAAAATATGTGAATTATGTGGAGTAGATGCGATATTTATGCCTGATGCTAATGAAATTTATAGCCAAATAGAGCCAAAAATCTTAGCACCAAAAGAGCTATCTAGCACACTCGAAGGCGCTACAAGGCCTGGACATTTTGATGGTGTTTGTACAGTATTGACTAAATTTTTTAATATCATAAATCCTACAAACGCATACTTTGGCAAAAAGGACGCTCAACAGCTTTTAATAGTACAGCATATGGTAAAATCGCTATTTATGCCAATTAATATAGTTCCTGTTGATATAGTTCGCTCTAGCGATGGCTTAGCACTTTCGAGTCGCAACTCATATTTAAATGATGATGAATTAGCTCAGGCATTAAAACTCTCAAGATCTTTAATGAAAGCTAGCAATTTAATTAAAGCCAATAAATTAAACTCTCTTGAGATAAAAGATGCAATGAATAGCTGTCTAGAGCCTTTAAAAGTTGATTATATAGCAATTGTAGATAAGAGTTTAAAACCAATTGATAGCATTGAGCTTGGTAATACCATTATTTTAATTGCCGTATATGTAGGCAATACGCGCTTAATTGATAATTTGTGGGTGTAA
- the prfB gene encoding peptide chain release factor 2, whose amino-acid sequence MDNYEYNELLKGLKIKVDNIAKVVNPSLIQSRLKEIEALEQDPSFWSDVQMAGQIGKEKTKLNSMLAKFQNAKNSLNDAIELFDLANSENDLDTINSLFEDSVKLEETITNLEVAMMLSSEDDSKNAIVSIHPGAGGTESNDWASMLYRMYLRFCEREGFKVETLDFQEGDEAGLKDVSFIVKGENAYGYLKAENGIHRLVRTSPFDSAGRRHTSFSSVMVSPEIDDDIEIDIDEKDIRYDYYRASGAGGQHVNKTESAVRITHHPTGIVVQCQNDRSQHKNKATALKMLKSRLYELELEKQRAASQSVEKSEMSWGHQIRSYVLFPYKQVKDNRSNIAYSQADAVLDGDIKKIIEAVLISQKSSN is encoded by the coding sequence TTGGATAACTATGAGTATAACGAACTTTTAAAGGGTTTAAAGATCAAGGTAGATAATATTGCTAAGGTTGTAAATCCCTCTTTAATACAATCAAGACTTAAAGAGATTGAAGCTTTAGAACAAGATCCTAGCTTTTGGAGTGATGTACAAATGGCTGGGCAAATAGGCAAAGAAAAGACCAAATTAAACTCTATGCTAGCTAAATTTCAAAATGCTAAAAACTCATTAAATGATGCTATAGAATTATTTGATTTAGCAAATTCAGAAAATGATTTAGATACTATAAATTCACTATTTGAGGACTCTGTTAAGTTAGAAGAGACTATTACAAATTTAGAAGTTGCCATGATGCTAAGCAGCGAAGATGATAGCAAAAATGCTATTGTAAGTATTCATCCAGGAGCTGGCGGAACTGAGAGTAATGACTGGGCTAGTATGCTATATAGGATGTATTTAAGATTTTGCGAAAGAGAAGGCTTTAAGGTTGAGACTTTAGACTTTCAAGAGGGCGATGAGGCTGGATTAAAAGATGTTAGCTTTATTGTAAAAGGTGAAAATGCTTATGGCTATTTAAAGGCTGAAAATGGAATTCATCGCCTAGTAAGAACCAGCCCATTTGATAGTGCTGGTAGGCGTCATACGAGCTTTTCAAGTGTAATGGTAAGTCCTGAGATTGATGATGATATCGAGATTGATATCGATGAAAAAGATATAAGATATGATTATTATAGAGCCAGTGGAGCAGGTGGCCAACATGTTAATAAAACTGAATCAGCCGTACGCATAACCCACCATCCAACTGGAATTGTAGTTCAATGTCAAAATGATAGAAGTCAGCATAAAAACAAAGCTACAGCTCTAAAAATGCTAAAATCAAGGCTATATGAGCTAGAGTTAGAAAAGCAAAGAGCAGCTAGCCAATCAGTAGAAAAAAGCGAAATGAGCTGGGGTCATCAAATTCGCTCATATGTTTTATTTCCATACAAACAGGTAAAAGACAATAGAAGCAATATCGCCTACTCGCAAGCTGATGCAGTTTTAGATGGCGATATCAAAAAGATAATAGAAGCTGTATTAATTAGTCAAAAATCAAGTAATTAA
- a CDS encoding type II secretion system protein: MSLELVLTGLGYNVNDALLEQVKRVLSASDFDEKEIEHIINLHEKIKHSDGFVALSNSEDKFKIKCESTIPEIIDEFNEIVQSWANKYKIVIEKLAGKQTYYILRRED, from the coding sequence ATGAGTTTAGAACTAGTGCTAACTGGACTTGGATATAATGTAAATGATGCGCTTTTAGAGCAGGTAAAAAGAGTTTTATCAGCATCTGATTTTGATGAAAAAGAGATTGAGCATATTATAAATTTACATGAAAAAATAAAACATAGCGATGGGTTTGTCGCTCTATCTAATAGTGAAGATAAATTTAAAATCAAATGTGAAAGCACTATTCCAGAAATTATTGATGAATTTAATGAGATTGTGCAATCATGGGCTAATAAGTATAAAATCGTAATAGAAAAATTAGCTGGTAAACAGACCTATTATATATTAAGGAGAGAGGATTGA
- a CDS encoding SEL1-like repeat protein produces the protein MRQVIVAVLAGFILAGCVQKFPGPITVKPEPINTSEQEVKAKIDNFYSECSKLKDAFKCKRLADDIYKSGDFRSAAIAYDMICSGFQYIPACKQLADMFAHGDGMPKDIDTAVTIYQIACNNGDNNSCDLARNLRVQNSKK, from the coding sequence TTGAGACAGGTTATAGTAGCAGTTTTAGCTGGGTTTATTCTGGCTGGTTGTGTGCAAAAATTCCCTGGGCCAATTACTGTTAAACCTGAGCCAATCAACACTAGCGAACAAGAGGTTAAAGCTAAGATTGATAATTTTTATAGTGAATGCTCAAAGCTAAAAGATGCCTTTAAATGCAAAAGATTAGCTGATGATATTTATAAAAGTGGAGATTTTAGAAGCGCAGCAATCGCTTATGATATGATATGTAGTGGTTTTCAATATATTCCAGCTTGTAAGCAGCTTGCTGATATGTTTGCTCATGGCGATGGTATGCCAAAAGATATTGACACTGCTGTAACAATCTATCAAATTGCTTGTAATAATGGTGATAATAACTCTTGTGATTTAGCTAGAAATTTAAGAGTACAAAACTCTAAAAAATAA
- a CDS encoding helix-turn-helix domain-containing protein yields MLSEEQILEAYKRIGKNIAKARKERKISQLALSLEIGYKSVSLVSFAEICLNGAHFNITHLFQISIILNVPLIELLDGVQDIIDMGKIEQLSN; encoded by the coding sequence ATGCTTAGTGAGGAACAAATTTTAGAAGCTTATAAGAGAATAGGTAAAAATATAGCAAAAGCAAGAAAAGAGCGCAAAATTTCACAATTAGCTTTATCTTTAGAGATAGGATATAAATCTGTTAGTCTGGTTAGTTTTGCTGAAATTTGCCTAAATGGGGCACATTTTAATATTACTCATTTATTTCAAATATCTATAATTTTAAATGTGCCATTAATAGAGCTTTTAGATGGTGTTCAAGATATAATTGATATGGGCAAGATAGAGCAATTATCTAATTAA
- the accA gene encoding acetyl-CoA carboxylase carboxyl transferase subunit alpha, giving the protein MASYLDFEKGIQQIDEDIANAKIKGDEHAIEILSRNLEKEIAKTYKNLNEFQRLNLARHPDRPYALDYIRALLTDSYEIHGDRAYADDPSIVCYSGYIGNKKVIVIAEQKGRGTKYKIMRNFGMPHPEGYRKALRVARLAEKFEIPVIFFIDTPGAYPGVGAEERGQSEAIARNLFELSELKTRTIAIVIGEGGSGGALAIGVADRLAMMRNSVFSVISPEGCAAILWNDPSKSEAATKAMKITADDLKELNLIDDVIDEPVMGAHRDRDGAIAAVGEYIRTQLEELERLSIDEVVSARMEKILSIGAYE; this is encoded by the coding sequence ATGGCTAGCTATCTTGATTTTGAAAAAGGCATTCAACAAATTGATGAAGATATAGCCAATGCTAAGATTAAAGGCGATGAACATGCTATTGAGATCCTAAGCAGAAATTTAGAAAAAGAGATAGCAAAAACATATAAAAATTTAAATGAATTTCAACGCCTAAATCTAGCTAGACACCCAGATCGTCCTTATGCACTTGATTACATAAGAGCGTTACTAACTGATAGCTATGAAATTCATGGCGATAGAGCCTATGCAGATGATCCATCTATTGTTTGTTATAGTGGATACATAGGCAATAAAAAGGTTATAGTAATCGCAGAACAAAAAGGTCGTGGAACCAAATATAAAATTATGAGAAACTTTGGTATGCCTCATCCTGAAGGGTATAGAAAAGCTCTTCGTGTAGCTAGACTAGCTGAAAAATTTGAAATTCCAGTTATATTTTTCATCGATACTCCAGGAGCATATCCAGGTGTAGGCGCTGAAGAGCGCGGCCAAAGCGAAGCAATTGCTAGAAACCTATTTGAACTTAGTGAGCTTAAGACTCGCACTATTGCTATAGTAATTGGCGAAGGTGGAAGTGGCGGTGCTTTAGCTATTGGCGTAGCTGATAGACTAGCGATGATGAGAAACTCTGTATTTTCTGTTATCTCTCCAGAAGGGTGTGCGGCAATTTTATGGAATGATCCTAGCAAAAGCGAAGCTGCTACAAAAGCTATGAAAATCACAGCTGATGATTTAAAAGAGCTAAATTTAATCGATGATGTTATTGATGAGCCAGTTATGGGAGCGCATAGAGATAGAGATGGCGCTATAGCTGCTGTTGGTGAATATATTAGAACTCAGCTAGAAGAGCTTGAGAGGTTATCAATTGATGAAGTAGTAAGTGCTAGAATGGAAAAAATACTCTCCATTGGAGCTTATGAATAA
- a CDS encoding beta-ketoacyl-ACP synthase II has translation MKRVVVTGLGMINALGLDKDISFKNICDGKTGVKKITLFDATDFPVQIAAQIDDFDPATVMEAKEIKKADRFIHLGLKAANDAIKDANFTEFDPNEFGVSSAAGIGGLPNIEKNSNICLEKGPKKISPFFIPSALVNMLGGLVSIAHNLKGPNLSSVTACAASTHAICEAAKSIMIGETKAMLVIGAESAICPVGIGGFAAMKALSTRNDDPAAASRPFDANRDGFVMGEGAGALVLEEYESAIARGAKIYAEVAGFGESGDAHHITSPSQDGPQRAMSKALAMASNIKIDYINAHGTSTSANDANETAAIKAVFKDNIPAISSTKGQTGHCLGAAGAIEAVIAIMAMDQGIIPPTINQTDRAPECDLDYTPNSARNCELNAVMSNSFGFGGTNGSVIFKRLK, from the coding sequence TTGAAAAGAGTGGTAGTAACTGGTTTAGGCATGATAAATGCACTAGGTCTTGATAAAGATATATCTTTTAAAAATATTTGCGATGGCAAAACAGGAGTAAAAAAGATAACCCTATTTGATGCTACTGATTTTCCCGTACAAATAGCAGCTCAAATAGATGATTTTGATCCAGCTACTGTAATGGAAGCAAAAGAGATAAAAAAGGCAGATAGATTTATACATTTAGGCTTAAAAGCTGCCAATGATGCAATAAAAGATGCAAATTTTACTGAATTTGATCCAAATGAATTTGGCGTTAGCTCAGCAGCTGGTATTGGTGGCTTACCTAATATAGAGAAAAACTCCAATATATGCTTAGAAAAAGGCCCTAAAAAAATATCTCCATTTTTTATCCCTTCTGCACTTGTAAATATGCTAGGTGGATTAGTAAGCATAGCTCACAATCTAAAAGGTCCAAACTTATCAAGCGTAACAGCATGTGCTGCATCTACTCACGCTATATGCGAAGCAGCTAAGAGCATAATGATAGGCGAGACAAAGGCTATGCTAGTAATTGGTGCTGAATCTGCAATCTGCCCTGTAGGAATCGGCGGATTTGCTGCGATGAAAGCACTATCTACAAGAAACGATGATCCAGCGGCTGCATCAAGACCATTTGATGCAAACAGAGATGGCTTTGTAATGGGAGAAGGTGCTGGTGCATTAGTACTAGAAGAGTATGAAAGCGCAATAGCTAGAGGTGCAAAAATCTATGCTGAAGTAGCAGGATTTGGAGAGAGCGGTGATGCTCATCATATCACAAGCCCAAGTCAAGATGGCCCACAAAGAGCTATGAGTAAAGCTTTAGCGATGGCCAGTAATATCAAAATTGACTACATCAACGCTCATGGAACATCAACATCAGCAAACGATGCTAATGAAACTGCAGCTATAAAAGCAGTATTTAAAGATAATATTCCAGCAATTAGCTCTACAAAAGGTCAAACGGGTCATTGTCTTGGTGCAGCTGGTGCGATTGAGGCAGTTATAGCTATTATGGCAATGGATCAAGGCATTATCCCACCAACAATTAATCAAACAGACAGAGCACCTGAATGCGATCTAGACTACACTCCAAATAGTGCTAGAAATTGCGAACTAAATGCTGTAATGAGCAACTCATTTGGCTTTGGCGGTACAAATGGTTCAGTAATATTTAAAAGGCTAAAATAA
- the acpP gene encoding acyl carrier protein: MAIFDEVRDVVVEQLSVAADAVKMESKIIEDLGADSLDVVELVMALEEKFDVEIPDSEAEKLISIADVVNYVEGLKK, from the coding sequence ATGGCAATATTTGACGAAGTTAGAGATGTTGTAGTAGAACAACTAAGCGTTGCAGCTGATGCAGTAAAAATGGAGTCAAAAATCATCGAAGATCTAGGTGCTGATTCACTAGATGTTGTTGAGCTTGTTATGGCTTTAGAAGAGAAATTTGATGTTGAAATTCCAGATAGCGAAGCTGAAAAATTAATTAGCATTGCTGATGTTGTAAATTATGTTGAAGGTTTAAAAAAATAA
- the fabG gene encoding 3-oxoacyl-ACP reductase FabG: MKFSGKNVLVTGGSRGIGAEICKVLASFGLKVWINYRSNPKLADDLKAQIEADGGSAAVVKFDATNEEDFIAAINLIIQSDGELSYLVNNAGITNDKLALRMSVDDFNSVIDANLKSAFIGCKEALKVMSKKRFGSVVNVASIVGEMGNAGQTNYSASKGGMIAMSKSFAKEGASRNVRFNSATPGFIATDMTDALSDEIKANYSANIPLKRFGEAKEVATAIAFLLSDYSSYITGDTLKINGGLYM; encoded by the coding sequence ATGAAATTTAGCGGAAAAAATGTTTTAGTTACTGGCGGAAGCCGTGGAATCGGTGCTGAAATTTGTAAAGTTTTGGCTAGTTTTGGACTTAAAGTTTGGATAAATTATAGATCAAATCCTAAGCTTGCAGATGATTTAAAAGCTCAAATAGAAGCAGACGGCGGAAGTGCCGCTGTTGTTAAATTTGATGCGACAAATGAAGAGGATTTTATAGCAGCTATAAATCTAATTATTCAAAGCGATGGAGAGTTAAGCTATCTAGTAAATAATGCAGGAATTACAAATGATAAACTAGCTTTAAGAATGAGCGTAGATGATTTTAATAGCGTTATTGATGCAAATTTAAAAAGTGCATTTATAGGCTGCAAAGAAGCGCTTAAAGTAATGAGTAAAAAACGCTTTGGTTCAGTTGTCAATGTAGCTTCAATAGTTGGCGAAATGGGAAATGCAGGCCAAACAAACTACTCAGCAAGCAAAGGCGGAATGATAGCAATGAGTAAAAGCTTTGCCAAAGAAGGAGCTAGTAGAAATGTACGCTTTAATAGTGCAACTCCAGGTTTTATAGCCACTGATATGACTGATGCTTTAAGCGATGAAATTAAGGCAAACTACTCAGCAAATATTCCATTAAAAAGATTTGGTGAGGCTAAAGAAGTAGCTACTGCAATAGCATTTTTATTAAGCGATTACTCAAGTTACATCACTGGAGATACACTTAAAATCAATGGCGGCTTATATATGTAG